TAGATTAATTAGAAAATAGCAAAAGAGAAATGTAGATCGTATTGACTTAAGGAATCCATGTGTTAAGGGGTGAAGTTTCTATTTAATAATGTATGTCAGAAAGGGAAAACAAATATCTAAAAGCATGAGCTAGAATAACTCATTGGTAGTTTTGTCAAAAACTGCGACTTAGTGTCACAGTGCATGAACGTTTGACAACCTACATTTTTTAGttttagaaaacaaaataaaacttcCGAATTGAAGATTCATAAACAGTTCACAGCATATGTCAGCCTAATATCATATGATCTTTCACCCTCGATGATTATTAGTCGACGTCGTATATTTACACTTCAACAAACCTTTCCATATTTCTGCAAATGGCGTGTCTGTGACTTTGTAGTGTTTATAAATTCGATTTTCGTTTCTAGGAACCCATACTTCCTCTCCCCTTGTtactatataaaataaaatatatttaagaagAAAAATCAATGACAGCCATGTAGTTTTTTCTTGTGGGATATAGCAAATAGTTTGCCACGGTCAACAGGCAGGTATAAACGGTAGCGCCGTTTTTTGCCATGACTTGAACGACGAAACCCTTGGATTGAACGAGGTTAAGAGAGacgatttttattttgtaaataatcaAAAACTGTAACCACCAATATGTTATATAGTTTTTTCGCTAGTTGGCGCCGTGGAACAGTTCATTGCATTTTGATCAACCACAATTACTCTGTGGGCATGATGTCAGTGGACCCCCTGTCGCACAGTTTAGAAGGTAGTGACTGTTGAGTCATTTCGGCATTTTTTAAGTATGTTATTTTCAGTTTTGAAGCTAATGAGCGATTTTAATTTAATAGGGTTAAATATACGTAGGTTATTTCTACTAATAGTAAACAGTGTAATGTTATTATTAATCTTTCTCACATTGGTCGATCTAATATTGCTAAATAGTTCAGTCGAGGTATTGACATTTAGGGCCCACGTTACTGTTTGACGGCTCTTGAAAACAAAACGTAAATATATTTAAGTTATGCATTAGTCTGTATATTCCTGCCAGGTGTCAAGTTCGTAAGAGGTTTGTTTATTATAACCATTAGTGATGCCCGTATATATTGTGTGACGTAATAATTCTATTTAGGTTTGCTGACTATTacaatattgcttttattttgcgTATGTGCTTTTACTTATTTTATGATAAGTTCAGAAAACCGTTCTCAGATGTTTACAACGCAATGAATGACGACAAAGAACTAAACTTCTTGTGCTGATAGTGCGCGTCTGTTTGGAGTGCAATCTTGGTCGAACAGAGTATTCGATGTTGGCCTACCCGTACACCCTATGTGGGCAGAGTCCACAACGAAGTTTTAATCAAAGCTATGCGCCAACACATACTTTTACCAACATCTTCGGCATTGTCATCAAAGTCAGATCTTTTCAACACATTCTGAAAATACAGTGTAGAATGAACATTTTTCGTTTAGTcattattgaaaatgaatttgttgTGATTCGAAGTTTAAATATTACCAACATTATTATTGGATTTACAAATCATACATAACGAATAATACGTTCACTTGTTTCAGGTTAGCTTGCAGAAAAATGGAATTTGTAAGTGGCAAAACACATGGTCATGGGTTAGAAACATTTTAGCGCCACACCACGTTCACTTGAGCACTCATTGCAAGCGTTTCATgcaaaatatagaaaacaaaatgtCGCTCGCATATTAACTCCGCAGATTATAGGAATAAGTTTTACCAATGGAGTTGTTGGAATTTGTTAAATGTACCCTGCCTTTAAAAAGTATTCGAACAGAACCTGCGTTAAGGTTGcccggtattaggattacacgcCATAAACAACAGCAGTGAATTTACGTAATTGTGATTCTACAATTAGCATTAAGGCATTGCTAGAATAGTAGGCACCAGAATAAATGGCGCTGGGCTAGTCACGCAAATGTGGCATGTAAATATTGCATACTTGCTTATAACAACACTTTCATATTTGCTTCTTACCTCCAGCCAGTTGAAGGTTGGTCTCATCAGCGGTTCTCTGGCCCAGCACATAAGAATGACGTTATATAGCTTCTCGGGACATGATATAGGACGTGGTATTCTGAAGCCTTCTTCTATCTTGCTCATAATTTCATCTTGTGTCATTCCTGCAATGGACGTTTATAGGCGATTTATTCGAAATGCAAAGTTTGTAATCGGGCCGTCGCGGGTTCATATGTTCTCGCTCCTCGATATGGGACTTTTATGTgtgaatataattaaaaaaacacgCGTTTGCTGGAGGACTACGAAGTACTACAACGAACGTAGAAAAGGGTATAGATCCAGGTGTATTCATAACTGTATGAATCAAGTATAGTATTTTACCAGCATTTGATTTGTGTATGACAAGGGCTGTTGTCCTTCAGTATCAGCatgaacaaatttcaaaatttaattaaatagttTGGAGCCGGGTAATGGGCATAAGGTAGTTTGAAAATCGGCATCATTGCAACCATTACTGTGAGTGTGCAATACAGAATATCGTTTTCATATATGTGTCTCcaggaatatatatatctgttttgTATCCTAGAATTCTATCTGTAATTAACTtggaatattttaaaaagttcATTTAGCAGCAAAATTATATGTTTGCTAGAATCCATAAAATACACGCGTTTAAAGGTGATAATTCTAAATTTTGTTCGAACTCAATTCTCACAtaattttgctgaaaatatatagattttCTAACCAGGATATAAATGTTGTCCCTTTGTCACTAGTTCAATCATTAAAACACCAAATGCCCACACGTCCGACTTATGCGACATGACATATCCTTCGAATAGACATTCAGGAGCAGCATGGTGATGTGGGCAGGTAAACTCATCAGGCATTTCTATTTGCCCAAGATCTCCAACATATTTTGCCAAACTGAAATTACATAGCTTGCACAACATGTTTTCTCCAACGAGTACACTACCTGCGCGAAGATCGACTAAAACATACTGCAGTTGCTCCAAATAAACCATGGCGGAAGCCACCTGTTGAAAATTAATATGTGTAATGAATAAATGTACAAAACTCTGTCGTAGCCATTTATTTAGAAGAAGGAATTGACTTTAAGTTAAGATGTATTAGCATACCAAAACAGACATTTGAATATGACAAAATTGTAACAATTATGAACTAATACACATCAGCCGGTGCGCCGAATTTTTTTTGCAGCAGCTTTCACAACAATCACACCGCAACACTCGTTGAGGTAGCAAACATTTTCATCTGAAATGATGTTTGTCTGCTGCGGGAAATATGCAATCGACAGCCGATAATAACCTGAAAATGCTGGGTCATAATATCTGTAAATGTAGTAACGTAAGCGAGCGGCTATGTTAATTCATAACGATTTTATCCCAACTACATAGCGAAGGAATTTACTTAGGTAGAATGCAATGAACATAGATTAGACTAAAATTTATCGTAATCCGGAATACATTGGTGGTAGTCAATTTGTTAATGAGGCTCTTTTGAACCTGAAAATTTACCAAAGGGGACATTACTAGCGCTGATAGCGCAAAGGGATTTTCATCTTCATCGCCTATGGCAGGGAACTCAAGTGGCTTTCGAGTTTTCGGACCGCACCTCATTCTATATGTTGAAACGCTGGCCTATTAACTTTGGATATGTGAAGTTTTTTTCTATTATATGACTTTAACTGTGGCGCCGTAATAAAAATGGGAAGGTGCTTTCCTATGATTTGCGAAAAATCACCAACTGGGAACATCGATATTTATTTAGGCGCACTGTGATATACATTCTCTAGAAAGCCCGGATCCCGGTAATTTGTAGTTTTGTATACGGatctttggtgaaaatagttgagtagccttgGCCTACCTATCGTTTCTGCTGGTAACTAAGCAAAATGCGTGCGATTTACAGCGTGTAAAATGCGTGAAGACAACATCGCTGAGCtcccaaaacaaaatatatgctgcgtttttcattttcaatttgtggACACTTTCCATTTGCTGCCGCGGCACGAAAATCCGAGAGTCACTTTATTGCGCGCATTTTTAATCACATTCAACGTCTCGTCAGCACCGATCATTGCATCATGACGCGTTTTCGCACTGTACGTTGAATTCTGCGAGAAAAAACTAGTTCTCGATCGCAGTGATCCCGCCCCTATAGGGAGTGAACAGTGAAACACCCCACTCAAATTTTAAAGTTtggtaataaaatttaaaattcactCATAATACCCAATATATTATCCCAATATTGTAAATGTCTAACTTGTACACTCGTTTCGTAAAAAATGCAACATACCTGAGCAGCCATGCGCATTTGATCTTTTAGTGTGGTATGACGGCCTTCGCCATTTTTGAGAAAATCGGACAAATTGCCATGCTCCGTATACTCAATTACCAATATCTTCTTCTCTGAATCAAAGAATAAATCTCATATCAATCAGGGTTGAAGCGTTATATACCGCAATAGTCATTTAGTCACAATAGTTATACAATACTATTAAAATTCATTTGTCATAGCTTCACTTTTACAAAGTTAATAAAAAGTGACAGCCTACAATGAATTTCTAATAGTCGTCATGTAATTAGTTCAACTCTCATAAATATAATAACACACTTTAaaagacttttcaaatttgcaaaGGTTCAGTAATGCTGTGAAATGATTACGAAGGCCTActaatattgaataatatttgttgtttgcTTACCGATTACCGCGCCATACAATTTCACAATGTTTTTGTGAGTCAGCCTTTTCAAAATGTTGAACTCGTTTTCGAAATCAGTCCCGGGAATCTTACTTTCTGGTTTCCACGCCTTTATCATCACGTTTTGATCACCGAAGTTACCTTGTGAACAAATACATTAAGGTGATGGGAAAAAGATAAagatataaattatataattaatAGTAAGTTGGTGATTATGATTGAGTTCgctcaaaaaattgtcacaaaaaTCATATATAGACTTTCACATGGTTGTATTAGTTTTCCAAATTGTAATTCTATTTTACGATAAAATTCACTCAATTGGTTTGTTCAGTTCAGACAACGGATATCCTATAAGTAACATCTACTGCAAGCTGGCGTCTCACTCATGTGTGATTACTCACGATGGCCTTGcgatatttaaataaaaccaTGAAAACGAGTGAGTAATTGTCGGTTGTTTGGTAAACCCTTTACGTTGGATATACGAATTTTTCGTCAACTGCAAACAATGCCTGCACTCCCGCTCCACACAGTTAGATTACAACCGTATGTATTATACGCGCCTGATTCCTCTATATCTGTATTGTGATTGGTTAAACAAAAGTTCGGTTTCAAACATATGCGCAATCTAGAATCAATATACCTATCCACACGTTCACAAAGTCTGTGGCcagaatttttctttttttaacgaTCTGACTCTCGTCAATATGTATCCAATCTTCAATCTCTTTTGTTTTGATCGAATCTGAGTCATATAGAATTTTTATGAGTGAAAATGAGTTTTTATGGGCGCAGTATTAGGCGTGTGTTTAAGCCTAGTGCATTTGCACTTGAACCGAAGATAGAATTGTCCTAAAATTCGTCTTGTAAATGTAATGTATCGGGATTTACCTCCTGGCCACTTTATGtaccagaattttttttttttccaaaatctcTATAGATCACAAGTATATAACTTCAATCCCAAGTAAGTTCACGGATTGCTATGTTTATTTACTTCtatataattcaataaaaatcttTTAGAGCGTAAAGCAGTTTCGCCGTAAAaggttgaaaaattatttaggTAATAATAGTATCAATTTACCTTCTGCTAACTTCTTGTTTTCCTCGGCAGAGTCACGAAACGTATTGGTAATACTAGCATAAATGGCAACAGATTCGTTTTTCTTTAGGTATCCTTtataaacaaaaacacgatgtgCGTAATATAAATTATCTGCCATTTCAACAGATTTTGCTAAAATCTGATCTAACCTAAAACACTGTCCAAATGAACTTTAGCATTCATtagatttgaaattgaaaacagGTTTACTTGAACCGTGTTGTTTGAAGACATCATGCTGCAAGATCTCCGAAGTTGTTGGTCGTTCAGAGGGATTTTGCTTCAGCATCGTGGTTAGCAAAGACTTTCCATGATCGCGATCTGGTATTTGCAGTTGATCGatgttcaaattttcatttcgtTTTATGTAGTGATTCCAAGAATGGGGATCATATCCGAAAACGTGTTTACCGTGCGACCAAACATATCCGAATATCAGCGCAAGAGAATATACATCAGATCCTTTGCCAATGTCCTTGGTGCCTTTGAGCAACTCGGGTGAACGCCAGCCATCAGTACCAGGCTGAACCATACTTTGAACTGCGAATTCACGTCCACTGGTCATTATTTTCGAAAGTCCAAAATCGCAAAGTTTTACCACATTCCCAATAAGCAACACGTTATGGGGTTTAAGATCCCGATTCAGAACATCATTATTGTGAAGGAAATCTAACCCCAGAGCAATTTGAAACGTGAAAGATATGTATTTATCGGCGTCAAAGGGAATCTTCTCCTTGATTTCCGACTCAATATAATCGTAGAGATTCAATGGATCGCACTTCTccattgcgatgtatatacacgaCTGACCGTGATACTTGAATGTATCGGTGAACAAGCGCTCGACAATATTTACATGATGAGGAACAGCAAAATGAATTTGCGCTTCACGTCGTTCGCGCTCGCCATCGCGTAAGATTTTAACCGCAATTTCGCGATCACCAACAACTTTACTACGCAAGGTGGCGCGAAAGATTCGCGAATCAACGCTAATGGGGTTTTCTTCAGAAACTGCGATGAACGGAATCAAGTTGAATTGACCTAAAAAGAAGAAATgacagaaaattgaaaataaatgtattgcAAAAGGCAGATACTTTACAGCAATGGTTCCCAACCGCTTCTCCGCGGTCCCGCAACGGCAGTTCTCTGCCAGtctgttagaatttcgttgttTTAGCTGCCAGAGTAAACACAaaaagacgaagttacgttCCTTTTTTAGGTGATTTAACTTCCGTGTTAAACTAATTTTAGGTCCTGTCAATAAAATGTTTGGGAAATTATCTCCAGTGTCTTGGTTATAAAGATTTATTACACGTGCGTGATTTAATCCAATTTGCTAATGTATGAAGCGTATTGTATTCCATTCCCAATGATGCCAATTGACAAGTACCATTTAAAAAGTAAGAGAATATAAATTCTTAAATTCACCGTACTACTGaaataatattgtcaaattATTTAACTTCCCGagccaaacttttttttgttaggATAGCAAGTAAATccgaattttcattttaaatactaACAAAAACTAAACTACtaggttcaatttttttttcaaatttactgAATTACATAAAAATGGTAGGCCTATATAAATGCTCATTGGTTTATGTATAGCAAAACAGTGAAGAGGTCATGACTTTTGTTATTCTAATCTGTTGAATGATACATAGTACTGACACAACATTTGCACCTATAAACTGCACCAGGACCATTTGAACTTGCATGTTTTAGAACCCATGGGTCCACTCATGGACTTTTGTTTCCACGTTATAAAATGGGAAAAACTCATGTAATCCATGTTAAAAAAAGGTGAACCATAACATTTTTCAGAGAAGCACTTAGAGATCCACATAGCCCAATAGGAATGAATTTGTCTCTTCCTGTACTTCGCAAGGCGTAAATTGGGTCTAGAAACGCCCACCTCTTAGAACTTCGAATGAATGTTAATTCAGTTTCCAAACAACGCAATTTCTGCGACAACGCTCTTTATGCCTTTGTTTATGTTTTAATTACGTTGCTATTTTATTGGCTCATGATTTTACAACTTGCATTTTAGAATATCATTTTGTTCAAATATACAGAGTTGCTCACGTCCATGGGTGCACATGTTTGTGGATGTAAATGTCTATGGATGCAATTGTTCACGGATGCTAAAATCTCAAGTGCAGTTTACGGGTGTAAATGAACGTGTATGCAAATATCCTTGAGTGCAACTGCCTGGGAGTGCAAATGTTCATAGTTCTAAATGTACTTGGGTACAAATGTATATGAATGCAAATATTCTTGAGTGCAAATACCCGTGAGTGCGAATGTTCATGGTTctaaatgtacgtgggtgctaAAGCACGTTAGTTCAAATGTCCTTGGTGCAAGTGTAAATGTTGCGCCAGCACTATTCATTGTTGAACAGAAGCATTATGTACATTTGCACTGACACTATGTATTATTGAACTGCTAAAATATGCTGAAGATAAAAAGTGCTAAAATATCGATTAGGCTTACAATTGAATCTCACCTTCGACCCCATACGTATTTGTAGACGCTGTGAAAATAAGTAAATGACCAAATAAATACATTTCATTTCAACTTCAGTTGGTAAAGATTCCATAATGACAGTATAGGCTGGGGTTACTATAtttcaaaatgcaaaatttcaggaaaattttcatatatattcaacacACCAAATTTTGGGTCACTCCAAGGCGACAGTATGAGTAGTAATTTATAATTAATGCTAGTTATACAAATATCTGAGTTATCACAACGCGAAATAAATTTTACCCTTCTAAGATTACAACGTATATATATGCCGTTGGATTATCGTCGGAATCGAAGTAAATTATAACGATACACAATGTTAAAtccataaaatataataataaatgggTATCACAATACCCacttttgattattttttaaaattaccttGTTCATATTTGTTGATAACGGTCTTGTTGACAATCTTATCGCCCAAAACTGAGCCGCGGAAATCCCCGCCTTTAACATCAACACCTCTAGATGGATCTTggaaaaaatgatgaaaagttTTATTAGTAGAAGTAGTGACTCGATTCTTCACAGGATAATCTATAGTTCCTGACATTTATAGTTCTGCTTGGAAAAAATGCAATTTCCACTGAGCGTCAGAACTCTGAGCTGGAGTTGGGTACTGCGCAGCCACCAGAGGGGTTACCGTGTCAAAATATCCCCCTTTTCAGAATTTTTGGAACACCGTTGGTAAACTATATTCTCACAAATTCCCCACAAGTATCCAACTGCACCTTACGTCTAGAAAGATGACAACTGGGCGTTCAGTTTAAAAAACCAAGCTGAAAACTATACCGTAATTACTAAAGTTAAAGAGTCGATTGTATTCACAGCCTTCTCATTCACTTTTAAATTTCCATCGGTGCTGCACTCAATTTTTTTGGATTATGATGATATATTGATATATGAATACACCGACATATTTTACTATTCCGAAAAATGTTTTCGATTCTGGAATTCagtatacattcaaaaattCCACATAAATATTATTCGCTTTAGGAAGTAAgcttcaattttgttatgacgGCAGagcagatatatataaataaaatatatggtaTGTGTGATGTAATCAAGATTTGAAGTGTACTTGATGCTGAATAATAGTAGAGAATTAGAAAACagcgcaatatttatattatattgaatgCAGCTTTTATTTAGGCAAGCACAAAAACGTCAAATTGAATCGTTGCCAAGTGTTTAAAATCGTACAGTAAAAACTACGTGCACTTGGAAAAAATACAGTGTAGAACAGATAACGATATTGAATAAGAACTTAAACTTTTAATAGGAAATGAACTCGGCCAGAGCATCTTTACGTTAGCATAACTGCGTTTCAAGGGATACAAGTATAATTATAATCATATTTATGAGTTATAATCTCATTGGACCAGCGATAAGActccaaattttaaatttttcgctTTTTATATGGAACGCACAAACAACAGGGTTCCTCATTTCAGAAAACCGCGCATCGTAATAAAAGTTGGGAGtacactcgccaccgcacctctgaatAACcctcgtgggttcgcaggtttacGCAACCGCTGGTCAAttgcggcttcctccaccgtcaagttcatgcttccgaaaacaaataactggctaactaatcctatacccgatatggactggtaacctgacAA
This is a stretch of genomic DNA from Styela clava chromosome 2, kaStyClav1.hap1.2, whole genome shotgun sequence. It encodes these proteins:
- the LOC120335729 gene encoding uncharacterized protein LOC120335729 isoform X1: MAESSREDPSRGVDVKGGDFRGSVLGDKIVNKTVINKYEQASTNTYGVEGQFNLIPFIAVSEENPISVDSRIFRATLRSKVVGDREIAVKILRDGERERREAQIHFAVPHHVNIVERLFTDTFKYHGQSCIYIAMEKCDPLNLYDYIESEIKEKIPFDADKYISFTFQIALGLDFLHNNDVLNRDLKPHNVLLIGNVVKLCDFGLSKIMTSGREFAVQSMVQPGTDGWRSPELLKGTKDIGKGSDVYSLALIFGYVWSHGKHVFGYDPHSWNHYIKRNENLNIDQLQIPDRDHGKSLLTTMLKQNPSERPTTSEILQHDVFKQHGSRYLKKNESVAIYASITNTFRDSAEENKKLAEDSIKTKEIEDWIHIDESQIVKKRKILATDFVNVWIGNFGDQNVMIKAWKPESKIPGTDFENEFNILKRLTHKNIVKLYGAVIEKKILVIEYTEHGNLSDFLKNGEGRHTTLKDQMRMAAQVASAMVYLEQLQYVLVDLRAGSVLVGENMLCKLCNFSLAKYVGDLGQIEMPDEFTCPHHHAAPECLFEGYVMSHKSDVWAFGVLMIELVTKGQHLYPGMTQDEIMSKIEEGFRIPRPISCPEKLYNVILMCWAREPLMRPTFNWLENVLKRSDFDDNAEDVGKITRGEEVWVPRNENRIYKHYKVTDTPFAEIWKGKFGSQKVIIKIWKPEAEHGGIIFSNEFNTIKNLFHKNIVELCGAVADKKILLLEDMKYGSLLYFLKKGEGRHSTIKDQINMAAQISSGMAYLEQKQYIFIDLRAGSIAVGENWSCKLFDFSSAQYVGNDGKWKPLKGEIFPIKWMALEAYKFLDFSHKSDVWSFGVLLTELVTKGCTPYPGILNKEVIKKLVEGYRMPRPASCPEQLYEVMLKCWDNDPAKRPAFEYLEDFLKQYDFNDESRHISDNEGVSISVEATGSIAEEKKSYFQKTTQAFSNFKSSLDEQKATPATKKKAVALFDVVKDEDVEISIRTGDIITDIEYTEKKRLVVGNLQRATRLNSCKLRKVD
- the LOC120335729 gene encoding uncharacterized protein LOC120335729 isoform X2 is translated as MAESSREDPSRGVDVKGGDFRGSVLGDKIVNKTVINKYEQASTNTYGVEGQFNLIPFIAVSEENPISVDSRIFRATLRSKVVGDREIAVKILRDGERERREAQIHFAVPHHVNIVERLFTDTFKYHGQSCIYIAMEKCDPLNLYDYIESEIKEKIPFDADKYISFTFQIALGLDFLHNNDVLNRDLKPHNVLLIGNVVKLCDFGLSKIMTSGREFAVQSMVQPGTDGWRSPELLKGTKDIGKGSDVYSLALIFGYVWSHGKHVFGYDPHSWNHYIKRNENLNIDQLQIPDRDHGKSLLTTMLKQNPSERPTTSEILQHDVFKQHGSRYLKKNESVAIYASITNTFRDSAEENKKLAEDSIKTKEIEDWIHIDESQIVKKRKILATDFVNVWIGNFGDQNVMIKAWKPESKIPGTDFENEFNILKRLTHKNIVKLYGAVIEKKILVIEYTEHGNLSDFLKNGEGRHTTLKDQMRMAAQVASAMVYLEQLQYVLVDLRAGSVLVGENMLCKLCNFSLAKYVGDLGQIEMPDEFTCPHHHAAPECLFEGYVMSHKSDVWAFGVLMIELVTKGQHLYPGMTQDEIMSKIEEGFRIPRPISCPEKLYNVILMCWAREPLMRPTFNWLENVLKRSDFDDNAEDVGKSKFGSQKVIIKIWKPEAEHGGIIFSNEFNTIKNLFHKNIVELCGAVADKKILLLEDMKYGSLLYFLKKGEGRHSTIKDQINMAAQISSGMAYLEQKQYIFIDLRAGSIAVGENWSCKLFDFSSAQYVGNDGKWKPLKGEIFPIKWMALEAYKFLDFSHKSDVWSFGVLLTELVTKGCTPYPGILNKEVIKKLVEGYRMPRPASCPEQLYEVMLKCWDNDPAKRPAFEYLEDFLKQYDFNDESRHISDNEGVSISVEATGSIAEEKKSYFQKTTQAFSNFKSSLDEQKATPATKKKAVALFDVVKDEDVEISIRTGDIITDIEYTEKKRLVVGNLQRATRLNSCKLRKVD